One window of Streptomyces sp. SUK 48 genomic DNA carries:
- a CDS encoding M23 family metallopeptidase: protein MGAGTGSGGRAWARSSPTGPSTGPPTGPLSAGPSRGPSAGPASDATGAGAGVPAIARVWPVGVRPPVLRGWEPPATPYGPGHRGVDLAAAPGSPVRAVAAGRVSFAGRVAGRGVVTVELAGTGLRTTYEPVSPSVEKGTEVAAGDVVGVVAATGAHCGAAACVHWGLLRGGTYLNPLSLLPPWLLGRGPSRLLPVLTG, encoded by the coding sequence ATCGGGGCGGGGACCGGGTCCGGGGGCCGGGCGTGGGCGCGGTCTTCACCGACGGGGCCTTCGACGGGGCCGCCTACGGGGCCCCTTTCAGCGGGACCTTCCAGGGGGCCCTCGGCGGGGCCGGCCTCGGATGCGACGGGGGCCGGGGCCGGGGTGCCGGCCATCGCCCGGGTCTGGCCGGTGGGGGTACGGCCACCGGTCCTGCGCGGCTGGGAGCCGCCGGCCACGCCGTACGGCCCCGGGCACCGGGGCGTGGATCTGGCGGCCGCGCCCGGGAGCCCGGTACGGGCGGTGGCGGCGGGCCGGGTGTCCTTCGCGGGACGGGTGGCCGGGCGGGGAGTGGTGACGGTGGAGCTGGCGGGGACGGGGCTGCGGACGACGTACGAACCGGTGAGCCCCTCGGTGGAGAAGGGGACGGAGGTGGCGGCCGGTGACGTGGTCGGGGTGGTGGCGGCGACGGGGGCGCACTGCGGGGCCGCGGCCTGCGTCCACTGGGGTCTGCTGCGGGGCGGGACCTATCTGAACCCCTTGTCCCTGCTGCCGCCGTGGCTGCTGGGGCGGGGGCCGTCGAGACTGCTGCCGGTGCTCACCGGCTGA
- a CDS encoding TetR/AcrR family transcriptional regulator, which produces MAEHRSMQRAALLDAARSLLSEGGTEALTFPALAERTGLARSSVYEYFRSRAAVVEELCEADFPLWAAEVAAGMERAGSPEGKVEAYVRRQLALVGDRRHRAVVAISASELDAGAREKIRAAHGELVAMIVEALGELGQAQPRLAAMLLQGVVDAAVRRIEIGAEDPAAVTEAAVRMALRGVRG; this is translated from the coding sequence GTGGCCGAGCACCGGTCGATGCAGCGAGCCGCTTTGCTGGACGCGGCTCGTTCCCTGTTGTCCGAGGGCGGGACGGAGGCGCTGACCTTCCCCGCGCTGGCCGAGCGCACCGGGCTCGCGCGCTCCTCCGTGTACGAGTACTTCCGGTCCCGGGCGGCCGTGGTCGAGGAGCTGTGCGAGGCCGACTTCCCGCTCTGGGCGGCGGAGGTGGCCGCGGGCATGGAGCGCGCGGGCTCCCCCGAGGGCAAGGTCGAGGCGTACGTCCGCCGGCAGCTGGCCCTCGTCGGGGACCGGCGGCACCGGGCGGTCGTGGCGATCTCCGCGAGCGAGCTGGACGCCGGGGCCCGGGAGAAGATCAGGGCGGCCCACGGCGAGCTGGTCGCGATGATCGTCGAGGCGCTGGGGGAGCTGGGCCAGGCGCAGCCGCGGCTCGCGGCGATGCTGCTCCAGGGCGTCGTGGACGCGGCCGTACGACGCATCGAGATCGGCGCGGAGGACCCGGCGGCGGTGACGGAGGCCGCGGTCAGGATGGCGCTTCGGGGTGTGCGGGGCTGA
- the whiG gene encoding RNA polymerase sigma factor WhiG — protein sequence MPQHTSGSDRAAIPPAARDGGSVRPPAPSTLDELWRSYKATGDERLREQLILHYSPLVKYVAGRVSVGLPPNVEQADFVSSGVFGLIDAIEKFDIDREIKFETYAITRIRGAMIDELRALDWIPRSVRQKARNVERAYATLEARLRRTPSESEVAGELGMEVDELHAVFSQLSLANVVALEELLHVGGEGGDRLSLMDTLEDTAADNPVEVAEDRELRRFLARAINTLPDREKTVVTLYYYEGLTLAEIGNVLGVTESRVSQIHTKSVLQLRAKLAGFGR from the coding sequence ATGCCCCAGCACACCTCCGGGTCCGACCGGGCGGCGATCCCCCCAGCCGCCCGCGACGGTGGCAGCGTGCGGCCGCCCGCTCCCTCGACGCTCGACGAGCTGTGGCGGTCGTACAAGGCGACGGGGGACGAACGGCTGCGGGAGCAGCTGATCCTGCACTACTCGCCGCTCGTGAAATACGTGGCGGGCCGGGTGAGCGTCGGCCTGCCGCCCAATGTGGAGCAGGCCGACTTCGTCTCCTCCGGGGTGTTCGGGCTGATCGACGCGATCGAGAAGTTCGACATCGACCGGGAGATCAAGTTCGAGACGTACGCGATCACCCGGATCCGCGGCGCCATGATCGACGAGCTGCGGGCGCTGGACTGGATCCCGCGCTCGGTGCGGCAGAAGGCGCGCAATGTCGAGCGCGCCTACGCCACCCTGGAGGCCCGGCTGCGGCGCACCCCGAGCGAGAGCGAGGTGGCCGGGGAGCTGGGCATGGAGGTGGACGAACTGCACGCCGTCTTCAGCCAGTTGTCGCTCGCCAACGTGGTCGCCCTGGAGGAGCTGCTGCATGTCGGTGGCGAGGGCGGGGACCGGCTCAGCCTCATGGACACGCTGGAGGACACCGCCGCGGACAATCCCGTGGAGGTGGCCGAGGACCGTGAGCTGCGAAGATTCCTCGCGCGGGCCATCAACACGCTGCCCGACCGGGAGAAGACGGTCGTCACGCTCTACTACTACGAGGGCCTCACGCTCGCCGAGATCGGCAATGTCCTCGGGGTCACCGAGAGCCGGGTCAGCCAGATCCACACCAAGTCGGTGCTCCAGCTGCGGGCCAAGCTGGCCGGCTTTGGACGCTGA
- the dprA gene encoding DNA-processing protein DprA translates to MSPDPDPTADLRPNPGADPDPPADAETLGRIFLGRVIEPGDEVGGRWVREFGVGEVVRRVRDGGAALPGVGKVRWAGLVARAARAAEPGRDLARARAAGARFVAPGNPEWPRQLDDLADARPLGLWVRGGPSLRMWALRSVAVVGARACTEYGTHVAATLAAGLAERGWVVVSGGAYGIDAAAHRGALAAAGATVAVLASGVDRPYPRGHTTLIERIAQQGLVIGELPPGEHPTPSRFILRNRVIAALTRGTVVVEAACRSGSLATARAAQRLGRHTMGVPGPVTSALSAGVHELLRGEAVLVTDAAEVSELVGDMGDLAPPRTGPVLPRDLLTPAARTVLAALPGARAAPAGEIAAGARTTPDEAIAKLYELRALGYVERHGDGWKLTRQAVISARTGRPPC, encoded by the coding sequence ATGAGCCCGGACCCTGATCCCACCGCGGACCTGCGTCCGAACCCGGGCGCCGACCCCGACCCCCCAGCGGACGCGGAGACCCTCGGCCGGATCTTCCTTGGGCGGGTGATCGAGCCCGGGGACGAGGTCGGGGGGCGGTGGGTGAGGGAGTTCGGGGTGGGGGAGGTGGTGCGGCGGGTCAGGGACGGGGGCGCGGCGTTGCCGGGGGTCGGCAAGGTGCGGTGGGCCGGGCTCGTGGCGCGGGCCGCGCGGGCGGCCGAGCCGGGGCGGGATCTCGCGCGGGCACGCGCGGCGGGCGCCCGCTTCGTGGCGCCCGGCAACCCCGAGTGGCCGCGACAGCTGGACGACCTCGCCGACGCCCGCCCCCTCGGGCTCTGGGTCCGCGGCGGCCCCAGCCTGCGCATGTGGGCCCTGCGCTCCGTCGCCGTGGTCGGCGCCCGCGCCTGCACCGAGTACGGCACCCACGTCGCCGCCACCCTCGCCGCCGGCCTCGCCGAGCGCGGCTGGGTCGTCGTCTCCGGCGGCGCCTACGGCATCGACGCCGCCGCCCACCGCGGCGCCCTCGCCGCCGCCGGAGCCACCGTCGCCGTTCTGGCCAGTGGGGTCGACCGCCCCTACCCGCGCGGCCACACCACCCTGATCGAACGGATCGCGCAGCAGGGCCTGGTGATCGGCGAGCTGCCCCCGGGCGAGCACCCGACCCCGAGCCGCTTCATCCTGCGCAACCGCGTCATCGCCGCCCTGACCAGGGGCACCGTCGTCGTGGAGGCCGCCTGCCGCAGCGGCTCGCTCGCCACCGCGCGGGCCGCGCAGCGCCTGGGCAGACACACCATGGGGGTGCCGGGCCCGGTCACCAGCGCGCTCAGCGCCGGGGTGCACGAACTGCTGCGCGGCGAGGCCGTCCTCGTCACCGACGCCGCCGAGGTGAGCGAACTCGTCGGCGACATGGGCGACCTGGCCCCGCCCCGCACCGGCCCGGTACTGCCTCGCGACCTGCTGACACCGGCCGCCCGGACCGTCCTCGCCGCGCTGCCCGGCGCCCGCGCGGCCCCCGCCGGGGAGATCGCGGCGGGGGCCCGCACCACCCCGGACGAGGCGATCGCGAAACTGTACGAACTCCGAGCACTTGGATACGTCGAACGACACGGCGATGGCTGGAAGTTGACACGCCAGGCGGTCATCTCGGCCCGGACGGGTCGCCCCCCATGCTGA
- a CDS encoding YifB family Mg chelatase-like AAA ATPase, whose amino-acid sequence MAFARTCSVALVGVEGVVVEVQADLEPGVAAFTLVGLPDKSLTESRDRVRAAVVNSGAPWPAKKLTVGLSPASVPKSGSGFDLAVAAAVLGAAERIDPRVLADIVMIGELGLDGRVRPVRGILPAVLAAADAGYEQVVVPECAAAEAALVPGVSVLGVRSLRQLIAVLAEEPVPEEEPDELGRPDPLLAGLRVPGTGAATGMHSLGAAQHESEHDLADVVGQTSARTAVEVAAAGGHHLFLEGPPGAGKTMLAERLPAVLPRLTREESLEVTAVHSVAGLLPPGKPLIDIAPYCAPHHSATMQSLVGGGPGIARPGAVSLAHRGVLFLDEAPEFHSQTLDALRQPLESGHVVIARSAGVVRFPARFLMVLAANPCPCGRFSQRDALCDCPPSAIRRYQARLSGPLLDRVDLRVEVDPVTRAQLTAPGARGESTATVADRVRGARERTVARLAGTPWRTNAEVPGRELRSRFQAVSGAMDEAERGLERGVLTARGIDRVLRVAWTVADLVGHDRPDAIDVALALQLRTGVPRGVPMAIGALA is encoded by the coding sequence ATGGCATTCGCCCGCACCTGCTCCGTCGCCCTGGTCGGCGTCGAGGGCGTGGTCGTCGAGGTCCAGGCCGACCTCGAACCCGGCGTCGCCGCCTTCACCCTGGTCGGCCTCCCGGACAAGAGCCTGACGGAGAGCAGGGACCGGGTGCGTGCGGCGGTGGTGAATTCCGGCGCGCCCTGGCCCGCCAAGAAGCTGACGGTCGGGCTCAGCCCCGCGTCCGTGCCCAAGAGCGGAAGCGGCTTCGACCTGGCGGTCGCCGCGGCCGTCCTCGGAGCCGCGGAACGGATCGACCCCCGGGTGCTCGCCGACATCGTGATGATCGGCGAGCTGGGCCTGGACGGCCGGGTGCGCCCGGTGCGCGGCATCCTGCCCGCGGTCCTCGCGGCGGCCGACGCGGGGTACGAACAGGTGGTCGTGCCCGAGTGCGCCGCCGCGGAGGCCGCGCTGGTCCCGGGTGTCTCGGTGCTCGGCGTCCGCAGCCTGCGCCAGCTCATCGCGGTACTGGCCGAGGAACCCGTGCCCGAGGAGGAGCCCGACGAGCTGGGCCGCCCGGATCCGCTGCTGGCCGGGCTGCGGGTGCCGGGCACCGGCGCCGCCACCGGCATGCACAGCCTGGGCGCGGCCCAGCACGAGTCAGAGCACGACCTGGCGGACGTCGTCGGCCAGACCTCGGCGCGTACGGCCGTGGAGGTGGCCGCCGCCGGCGGACACCATCTCTTCCTCGAAGGGCCGCCCGGCGCGGGCAAGACGATGCTGGCCGAACGCCTGCCCGCGGTCCTGCCGAGGCTCACCAGGGAAGAGTCCCTGGAGGTCACGGCGGTGCACTCGGTGGCGGGGCTGCTGCCACCGGGCAAACCGCTCATCGACATCGCCCCCTACTGCGCCCCGCACCATTCGGCGACGATGCAGTCGCTCGTGGGCGGCGGCCCCGGCATCGCGCGCCCGGGGGCGGTCTCCCTCGCCCATCGCGGAGTGCTGTTCCTGGACGAGGCACCCGAGTTCCACAGCCAGACCCTGGACGCCCTGCGGCAGCCCTTGGAGTCCGGGCATGTCGTGATCGCGCGCAGCGCGGGAGTGGTCCGCTTTCCGGCGCGCTTCCTGATGGTGCTGGCCGCCAACCCGTGCCCCTGCGGCCGCTTCTCCCAGCGTGACGCCCTGTGCGACTGCCCGCCCTCGGCGATCCGGCGCTACCAGGCCCGGCTCTCCGGGCCCCTGCTGGACCGGGTGGACCTGCGCGTCGAGGTCGATCCGGTCACCCGGGCCCAGCTCACCGCGCCCGGCGCCCGGGGGGAGTCCACGGCGACCGTCGCGGACCGGGTCCGAGGAGCCAGGGAGCGTACGGTCGCCCGCCTCGCCGGAACACCCTGGCGCACCAACGCCGAGGTGCCCGGCAGGGAGCTGCGCAGCCGGTTCCAGGCCGTCAGCGGCGCGATGGACGAGGCCGAGCGCGGCCTGGAGCGGGGCGTGCTCACCGCCCGCGGCATCGACCGGGTGCTGCGCGTCGCCTGGACGGTCGCCGATCTCGTCGGACACGACCGCCCGGACGCGATCGACGTCGCCCTCGCCCTGCAATTGCGCACCGGCGTCCCCCGCGGGGTCCCGATGGCCATCGGCGCGCTGGCATGA
- a CDS encoding YraN family protein, whose protein sequence is MNAREAIGRYGEDLAARRLAEGGMTILARNWRAGRGGEIDIVARDGEVLVVCEVKTRTGGRYEHPMAAVTPEKAARLRDLAEHWIHAHGGAPPGGVRIDLVGVLVPGRGAPLVEHARGVA, encoded by the coding sequence ATGAACGCACGAGAGGCGATCGGCAGGTACGGAGAGGACCTGGCCGCGCGGCGGCTGGCCGAGGGCGGGATGACGATCCTGGCGCGCAACTGGCGCGCCGGGCGCGGCGGCGAGATCGACATCGTGGCCAGGGACGGCGAGGTCCTGGTCGTCTGCGAGGTCAAGACCCGCACGGGCGGCCGTTACGAACATCCCATGGCCGCGGTGACCCCCGAGAAGGCTGCCCGGCTGCGCGACCTCGCCGAACACTGGATCCACGCCCACGGCGGCGCCCCACCGGGCGGCGTCCGCATCGACCTGGTCGGCGTCCTCGTCCCCGGCCGCGGCGCCCCGCTGGTCGAGCATGCCCGGGGGGTGGCCTGA
- a CDS encoding DUF2469 domain-containing protein, giving the protein MSAEDLEKYETEMELKLYREYRDVVGLFKYVIETERRFYLTNDYEMQVHSVQGEVFFEVSMADAWVWDMYRPARFVKQVRVLTFKDVNIEELNKSDLELPGG; this is encoded by the coding sequence ATGAGCGCCGAGGACCTCGAGAAGTACGAGACCGAGATGGAGCTGAAGCTCTACCGGGAGTACCGAGATGTCGTCGGTCTGTTCAAATACGTGATCGAGACGGAACGGCGCTTCTACCTCACCAACGACTACGAGATGCAGGTGCACTCGGTCCAGGGCGAGGTGTTCTTCGAGGTGTCGATGGCCGATGCCTGGGTCTGGGACATGTACCGGCCGGCTCGGTTCGTCAAGCAGGTCCGGGTGCTCACGTTCAAGGACGTGAACATCGAGGAGCTGAACAAGAGCGATCTGGAACTGCCGGGCGGCTGA
- a CDS encoding NUDIX hydrolase, with the protein MPAEPECGQPSEGGPRKVARVVLLDPEDRILLLHGHEPDDPADDWWFTPGGGVEGTETRAEAALRELVEETGITEVELGPVLWRRRCSFPFAGRRWDQDEWYYLARTTQTATAPTGLTELERRSVAGARWWTCRELTRAHETVYPTRLAELLRTLLDEGPPAGPVTLDTEIV; encoded by the coding sequence GTGCCCGCTGAACCCGAGTGCGGGCAGCCGTCCGAGGGCGGCCCGCGCAAGGTGGCCCGCGTGGTGCTGCTCGACCCCGAGGACCGCATCCTGCTGCTGCACGGACATGAGCCCGACGACCCCGCCGACGACTGGTGGTTCACCCCCGGCGGCGGTGTGGAGGGCACCGAGACCCGCGCCGAGGCCGCGCTGCGGGAACTCGTCGAGGAGACCGGCATCACCGAGGTCGAGCTCGGCCCGGTGCTGTGGCGGCGCCGCTGCTCCTTCCCGTTCGCGGGCCGCCGCTGGGACCAGGACGAGTGGTACTACCTGGCCCGTACGACCCAGACCGCGACCGCGCCGACCGGCCTGACGGAGCTGGAGCGGCGCAGCGTCGCCGGAGCGCGCTGGTGGACGTGCCGGGAACTGACCCGGGCACATGAGACGGTGTATCCGACCAGACTCGCCGAGCTGCTGCGCACGCTGCTCGACGAGGGTCCCCCGGCCGGCCCGGTGACCCTCGATACGGAAATCGTCTGA
- the lepB gene encoding signal peptidase I yields the protein MGGESTTRTAPHSGGTGTAASGGRLGQRLSSVAVALGLVLFLGGFGWAALSYRPYTVPTSSMTPTIDAGNRVLAQRVDGGEVRRGDVVVFRDNSWVTGSDVVKRVVAVGGDTVSCCTDGKLTVDGKQIDEPYLPKGTLAENQNFATVTVPKGRLFLLGDERQGSLDSTAHLTDAAKGTVARTAVIARVDAVVFPWKGGLKRPTGFEALGTLSQPGPLPTIELLIVVGAVLVLGGGAYGPIAKRSGRSRARAARAEAAGAR from the coding sequence ATGGGTGGTGAGAGTACGACGCGTACGGCCCCGCACAGCGGCGGCACCGGGACGGCGGCGAGCGGCGGCCGGCTCGGGCAGCGGCTGTCCTCGGTGGCCGTGGCTCTGGGCCTGGTGCTGTTCCTCGGCGGCTTCGGGTGGGCGGCGCTGAGCTATCGGCCGTACACCGTGCCCACCAGTTCCATGACGCCCACCATCGACGCGGGCAACCGCGTGCTCGCCCAGCGGGTGGACGGCGGCGAGGTGCGCCGCGGCGATGTGGTCGTCTTCCGCGACAACAGCTGGGTCACCGGCTCCGACGTCGTCAAGCGCGTGGTCGCGGTCGGCGGCGACACCGTCTCCTGCTGCACGGACGGCAAGCTGACCGTCGACGGCAAGCAGATCGACGAGCCGTATCTGCCCAAGGGCACCCTGGCCGAGAACCAGAACTTCGCCACCGTGACCGTCCCCAAGGGCCGGCTCTTCCTGCTCGGCGACGAACGCCAGGGCTCCCTGGACTCCACCGCCCACCTCACCGACGCCGCCAAGGGCACCGTCGCCCGCACCGCGGTGATCGCCCGGGTGGACGCCGTCGTCTTCCCGTGGAAGGGCGGCCTGAAGCGCCCCACCGGATTCGAGGCGCTGGGCACCCTCTCGCAGCCGGGTCCGCTGCCCACCATCGAACTGCTGATCGTCGTCGGCGCCGTGCTGGTCCTCGGCGGCGGCGCCTACGGTCCGATCGCCAAGCGGTCCGGCCGCTCCCGGGCCCGTGCCGCCCGCGCGGAGGCGGCCGGTGCCCGCTGA
- the lepB gene encoding signal peptidase I translates to MGDVAVGARSGHDGEEHRGNPAEAHDSGSDGAMTTGNDATGDDGGPREGQGFGGGGSGGTGDATPPPRKPRSFWKELPILIVIALVLALLIKTFLVQAFSIPSASMENTLQIGDRVLVDKLTPWFGSEPERGEVVVFHDPDDWLAGEPAPNPNAVQKVLSWVGLMPSANEKDLIKRVIGVGGDTVECKGTGPLLVNGKALNESSYVYPGNTPCSQDDQGGQFKVKVPKGFIWVMGDHRQNSRDSRYNQTDKNHGFVPVDKVVGRAIVKAWPISHWGTLPVPDTFDQPGLGNQQSSAAASLTVAPEGVAVAAVAPVVVWRRRRTDRLRSDALPKSAGAPR, encoded by the coding sequence GTGGGGGATGTGGCGGTTGGCGCACGGTCGGGTCACGACGGCGAGGAGCACCGCGGAAACCCCGCGGAGGCGCACGACTCAGGTTCGGACGGCGCGATGACCACCGGAAATGACGCGACGGGCGACGACGGCGGGCCGCGCGAGGGGCAGGGCTTCGGCGGCGGCGGTTCCGGCGGCACCGGCGACGCCACGCCGCCGCCCAGGAAGCCGCGCTCCTTCTGGAAGGAGCTGCCGATCCTGATCGTGATCGCGCTGGTCCTCGCGCTGCTGATCAAGACCTTCCTGGTCCAGGCGTTCTCGATCCCCTCCGCCTCGATGGAGAACACCCTCCAGATCGGCGACCGCGTCCTGGTCGACAAGCTCACCCCGTGGTTCGGCTCCGAGCCCGAGCGCGGCGAGGTCGTCGTCTTCCACGACCCGGACGACTGGCTGGCCGGCGAGCCCGCGCCGAACCCGAACGCGGTGCAGAAGGTCCTCAGCTGGGTCGGGCTGATGCCCTCCGCCAATGAGAAGGACCTGATCAAGCGCGTGATCGGCGTCGGCGGCGACACCGTCGAGTGCAAGGGCACGGGCCCCCTGCTGGTCAACGGCAAGGCGCTGAACGAATCGTCGTACGTCTACCCCGGCAACACCCCGTGCAGCCAGGACGACCAGGGCGGCCAGTTCAAGGTGAAGGTCCCCAAGGGCTTCATCTGGGTGATGGGCGACCACCGGCAGAACTCCCGGGACTCGCGCTACAACCAGACCGACAAGAACCACGGCTTCGTGCCCGTCGACAAGGTCGTCGGCCGCGCCATCGTCAAGGCATGGCCCATCAGCCACTGGGGCACCCTGCCCGTCCCGGACACCTTCGACCAGCCCGGCCTCGGCAATCAGCAGTCCTCCGCCGCCGCCTCGCTGACGGTCGCCCCCGAGGGCGTGGCCGTCGCGGCCGTCGCCCCCGTCGTGGTGTGGCGGCGCCGGCGCACGGACCGGCTGCGTTCGGACGCCCTGCCGAAGTCGGCCGGCGCACCGCGCTGA
- the lepB gene encoding signal peptidase I: MGNRGKPRAGSAPAGPGASGTASRRSSAPGGGRTRAERRKLQRKVKRKRRRSAVREIPLLVGVAVLIALVLKTFLVQAFVIPSGSMEQTIRIGDRVLVDKLTPWFGAEPHRGDVVVFHDPGGWLAGEQAAQKPDPVVVKQLKQGLSFIGLLPSDNEKDLIKRVIGVGGDHVKCCDAQGRITVNGVPLSEKDYLYPGNDPSDMRFDITVPKGRLWVMGDHRADSADSRYHRDSPYGGTVSLKSVVGRAMWIGWPVGHWTRLEEPKTFASVARAGTRTAAAPPLSHRVDHENPNGMTPLPTPAELPLVMGVVGLRRLWRGRRHGVRSWRGGCGGWRTVGSRRRGAPRKPRGGARLRFGRRDDHRK, translated from the coding sequence ATGGGTAACCGCGGCAAGCCGCGCGCGGGCTCCGCCCCGGCCGGCCCCGGTGCGTCCGGCACCGCCTCCCGGCGCAGCTCCGCGCCCGGTGGCGGCCGTACCCGCGCGGAACGGCGGAAACTCCAGCGCAAGGTCAAGCGCAAGCGCAGACGTTCAGCCGTTCGGGAGATCCCTCTCCTGGTGGGTGTCGCCGTGCTGATCGCGCTGGTCCTGAAGACCTTTCTCGTCCAGGCGTTCGTGATCCCGTCCGGCTCCATGGAGCAGACGATCCGTATCGGCGACCGTGTCCTGGTCGACAAGCTGACGCCCTGGTTCGGCGCCGAGCCGCACCGCGGGGACGTCGTCGTCTTCCACGACCCGGGCGGCTGGCTGGCGGGCGAACAGGCCGCCCAGAAGCCCGACCCGGTCGTGGTCAAGCAGCTCAAGCAGGGCCTCAGCTTCATCGGGCTGCTGCCGTCCGACAACGAGAAGGACCTGATCAAACGGGTCATCGGGGTCGGCGGCGACCACGTCAAGTGCTGCGACGCGCAAGGGCGGATCACCGTCAACGGCGTGCCGCTGTCCGAGAAGGACTACCTCTATCCGGGCAACGACCCGTCCGACATGCGCTTCGACATCACCGTCCCCAAGGGCCGGCTGTGGGTGATGGGCGACCACCGGGCCGACTCGGCGGACTCCCGCTACCACCGGGACTCCCCGTACGGCGGAACGGTGTCGCTGAAATCGGTGGTCGGACGGGCCATGTGGATCGGCTGGCCGGTCGGCCACTGGACGCGCCTTGAGGAACCTAAAACCTTTGCAAGCGTTGCCCGTGCCGGGACGCGGACGGCTGCGGCTCCGCCCCTGTCGCATAGGGTTGACCATGAGAATCCGAACGGAATGACCCCGCTCCCGACCCCTGCGGAACTCCCGCTCGTTATGGGAGTGGTGGGCCTGCGCCGTCTGTGGCGCGGGCGGCGGCACGGAGTAAGGAGTTGGCGTGGGGGATGTGGCGGTTGGCGCACGGTCGGGTCACGACGGCGAGGAGCACCGCGGAAACCCCGCGGAGGCGCACGACTCAGGTTCGGACGGCGCGATGACCACCGGAAATGA
- the lepB gene encoding signal peptidase I, with translation MDTEAQPTKRDRTSRPDSPGPEERSRFALSTRITAWLPGGRVTLTLFACLVFLLLLSTFVAQPFQIPSGSMEEGLRIGDRVLVNKLTYRFGAGPARGDVIVFDGSGYFGDGDYIKRVVGVGGDHVVCCDKRGRIEVNGRAVDESAFLYPGDSPSSVPFDVQVPPGALFVLGDHRGDSSDSRDHLGSPGGGMIPVGRVIGRADWIVWPYAHWTHLTRPSAYARVPAATGGAHG, from the coding sequence ATGGACACCGAAGCACAGCCGACGAAGCGCGACCGCACCTCCCGCCCGGATTCCCCGGGCCCGGAGGAGCGGTCGCGTTTCGCGTTGTCGACGCGGATCACCGCATGGCTCCCGGGCGGCCGCGTCACCCTGACTCTCTTCGCCTGCCTGGTGTTCCTGCTCCTGCTGAGCACCTTCGTCGCGCAGCCCTTCCAGATCCCGAGCGGGTCCATGGAGGAGGGGCTGCGGATCGGCGACCGCGTCCTCGTGAACAAGCTGACCTACCGCTTCGGTGCCGGGCCCGCGCGCGGAGACGTGATTGTGTTCGACGGAAGCGGGTATTTCGGGGACGGCGACTACATCAAACGGGTCGTCGGGGTGGGCGGGGACCATGTGGTCTGCTGCGACAAGCGGGGGAGGATCGAGGTGAACGGCCGCGCGGTCGACGAGTCGGCGTTCCTCTACCCCGGGGACAGCCCCTCCAGCGTGCCGTTCGACGTCCAGGTGCCCCCGGGCGCCCTCTTCGTCCTCGGTGACCACCGCGGCGACTCCAGCGACTCCCGGGACCACCTCGGCTCGCCGGGCGGCGGCATGATCCCGGTCGGCCGCGTCATCGGCCGGGCCGACTGGATCGTCTGGCCGTACGCCCACTGGACCCATCTGACCCGGCCGTCCGCCTACGCGCGCGTGCCCGCCGCGACGGGCGGCGCCCATGGGTAA
- the rplS gene encoding 50S ribosomal protein L19 translates to MSHLLDTVDSASLRSDLPSFRPGDTVNVHVRVIEGNRSRVQQFKGVVIRRQGSGVRETFTVRKVSFSVGVERTFPVHTPIVEKIELVTRGDVRRAKLYYLRELRGKAAKIKEKRDN, encoded by the coding sequence ATGTCTCACCTGCTCGACACCGTCGACTCCGCGTCGCTGCGCAGCGACCTCCCGTCCTTCCGCCCGGGTGACACGGTCAACGTCCACGTGCGCGTCATCGAGGGCAACCGCTCCCGTGTGCAGCAGTTCAAGGGCGTTGTGATCCGTCGCCAGGGCTCCGGTGTCCGCGAGACCTTCACGGTCCGCAAGGTCTCGTTCTCCGTCGGCGTCGAGCGCACCTTCCCGGTGCACACCCCGATCGTCGAGAAGATCGAGCTGGTCACCCGTGGTGACGTGCGCCGCGCCAAGCTGTACTACCTCCGTGAGCTGCGCGGCAAGGCCGCGAAGATCAAGGAGAAGCGCGACAACTGA